TGGACGGGCTGGTGGGGGAATGATGGCGCCGTCCCTGGACACATTGCTCTCCCGGGAGGTTGCCGGAGATGACGCCGCGAGGGCGCGGGCCCTGGCGGCGGTGCGCGCGGAGCTGGCGCGTCCCGTGCCCGTGCGGGGCTGGAGGACCCAGGCGGCGCGGCTGCTCGGGGTCTCGGTGGCGCTGACGGTCGCGGTGGCCGGGGTGTTGTGGGCCCTGGGCCGCACGTCCAGCGAGGTGCTGTGGGCCCATGCGCCCGTGCTGGCCTTGTTGTGGGCCACCAGTGCCGTGTGTGCCCGGGCCGCGCTCGCGCCCCGGAGACAGGTGCTGCAGCGGGCCGGGCTGGGCCTGGCGCTCGTGGGGGCCGCCGCGCTCGTGCTCGCGCGCGACGCCGTCCAGGCGCCCTCCGCCTTGCCGGAGTGGATCTGCACCCTCAGCCAGTTCGGCGTGGGGCTGGTGCCGGGGGTCGTGGCCCTCGCCGCGCTGCGTGGCGCCGCCTTCCATCCGCGGCGTGCGCTGCTGGGCGGCCTGTCCGTGGGGACCGCGGGTGCGTTCGTGGGGGAACTCGCGTGCGCGCAGGGGCGGCACCATGTCCTGCTCTATCACCTGTCTGCCTGGGCGCTCGTCAGTGTCACGACGCTCGTGGTTTCCAGATTCCTCACACCCCGGTCCTTCGCCCCATGAGCCAGCAGACGGCACTCATCTTCTCCCACGACGTGGAGGGCGCGCCCGTGCGCATCGGCGAGCCGATGCGCATCGCCCTCACGGCCTCCGAGGAGTCCCTGGACAAGCGGTTCCTGGGGCGGTGGGGCATCGTGGTGGCACTCGTGTACGACGATCCCCACCGGCAGTACCCGCACGAGCCCCTGGTGAAGGTGCGGGTCGAGGACCTGGGCGAGGATCTCTTCTTCCCCTGGGAGCTCGAGCGCTCGTCGGAGTGGTTCTGGCGCCGGCTCACCGGGCCGGGCGGGTTGATGCCCATGGGCCTGCATTGGGTGCACTGAGGCTCGGAGTGGGCTCGGTGGCGTCCGGCAGGCAGCCCATGGCCTGGAGGGAGTGGTGCACGGCGGCATCCAGCGGCGTGTGGGGCTCCTGGCCGAGGAAGGCGCGCAGGCGCGTGTTGTCGAGGCGGGCGGGGTGCTGCCAGAGGTAGCGCATCTCGAGCAGCTCGCGCAGCGTGGTGTTGAAGGGCGAGGCGAGCCGCATGAGGGCCCAGGGCATCCGGCGCACGGGCGGGGCGGGGTGGCCGAGGACGCGCAGGATGCTCCGGCTCATCTCCGCGCCGTCTTCCAGCCAGTGGCCGCCGAAGTGGAAGCGCTCGAAGGCGGGGAGCTCCTGCTCGCGCTCGGCGAGCGCGGCCAGGGTGGCGGCGAGGTCGGGCAGGTAGGCCCAGGCATGGCCCACGCCGGGCACGTTGGGATTGGTGATGGACCGGGGCCGGGCGCCCGGCTTGACGAAGCCCTGGGAGAACCAGTTGTTGCCCGCGTGGGGCCCGAAGAAGTCACCGGCGCGCACGATGAGGGCGCGGGTGCCGCGCGCGGCCTCCTCCTCGATGCGGCGCTCCATGGCGACGCGGATTTTTCCCTTGCGGGTGTGGGGGTGCTGGGGCGAGTCCTCCTTCAGCAGCGGGAACGCGTCGAGGCCGTAGTTGTAGAGGGTGCCAGGGAGCACCAGCCGGGCACCCGCCTGTCGGGCCGCCTGGAGGCTGCTCTCCAGCATGGGCAGCACGAGCTTCTCCCACTCCCGGTAGCCCGGGGGATTGACGGCGTGGACCACGAGCTGGGCGCCGCGCGCGGCCTGGATGACGTCCTCGGCGCGCAGGGCATCCCCGCGGATCCACTCCGCGCCCTCGAGCCGGGCGTGCCGGCCGCCCGCCTGGGCGCCACGGTGCAGGGCACGCACCTTCCAGCCCTTCGACAGCAAGGCGGCGGCCGTCTCCCCGCCCACTCCACCGGTTGCTCCCAACACCAACGCGATTTTTTCCTTCGCCATGAGTTCCTCCGTCGTGGTGACAGGGTGAAGAATGGGACTTCACGGCCTCGTGGAAAATTGTCGATGTCCGTGGGGCTGTTATACGAAAACGTATGGCAGACGAGCTGGACTGGCAGCTGTGCCGGTCGTTCCTGGCGGTGTTGGACGAAGGGAGCCTCTCGGGCGCCGCGCGTGCGCTGGGGCTGACGCAGCCGACCATTGGCCGCCATGTCGAGGCCCTGGAGCAAGCGCTCGGGACGCCCCTGTTCGTCCGCTCACCCCAGGGGTTGGTGCCCACGGAGGCGGCGTTGGAGATCCGCCCGCATGCCGAGGCGATGCGGGCGGCGGCGGCCTCGCTGCGCCGGGCGGTTTCGGGGGCGGAAGGAGGGGCGCGGGGGACGGTGCGGCTCACCGCGAGCGAGGCGGTGGGCGCGGAGGTGTTGCCTCCCATGCTCGCGCGGTTTCGCGCGCGGCATCCGGGGATCGCGCTGGAGCTGGTGCTGTCCAACCGCACGCAGGATCTGCTGAAGCGGGAAGCGGACATCGCCATCCGGATGGTCCGGCCCGAGCAGTCGGCGCTGTTGTCGCGCAAGGTGGGCGTGACGACCCTGGGCCTGCACGCGCATCGCGACTACCTGGCGAGGCATGGGACGCCCCGGAGCCTGGAGGAGCTGGGCGGACACGCGTTGATTGGCTTCGACAAGGAGTCCCCGTCGATCCAGACCCTGCGGGCGATGGGCTTTCAGATGGGCCGGGAGGCGTTCGCGTTTCGCACGGACAGCGATCTCGCGCAGCTCGCCCTCATCCGGGCGGGAGCGGGGATCGGTGTCTGTCAGCTGGGGGTGGCGCGGCGGGAGGAGGCGCTCGTGCATGTGCTCGCGGAGGACTTCGCCTTTTCGCTCGATCTCTGGGTCGTCATGCACGAGAACCTCCGGACGAGCGAGCCGATGCGGCTCGTCTATGATCACCTCGCGGCGGAGCTGAAAGCCTATGCGCTGACCTCCCGCCGCTGAAGTCAGACGGACGGAGGAACCACGAGCAGGCACGTGGGGGCGGGGAGGTCCAGGGGCTGGCCCACGGACGTCAGCCGTCCGGTCTGCGCGTCGCGCCGGAAGTTGACGACGGTGTTGCCCTTCTGGTTGGCCACCAGCAGGTAGGCGCCCGTCGGATCGATGGCGAAGTTGCGCGGCCAGTTGATGCCGCCCGTCACGTGCTCCACGAGGGTCAGCTTCCCCGCAGAATCAATGGCAAACACGACGATGCTGTCGTGGCCGCGGTTGGAGCCATAGAGGAAGCGGCCGTCGGGGCTGACGTGGATGTCCGCGCAGTAGCTGGTGCCGGTGTAGCCCTCGGGCAGGGAGGAGACTGTCTGGAGTTCCGTCAGCGCGCCGCGCTCCTTGTCATAGGAGAAGGCGATGATCGTCGAGTCCAGCTCGTTGATGCCGAAGGCGAACTTCCCATTGGGGTGGAAGTCCAGGTGGCGCGGTCCCGCCTTGGCGTGGGTGGAGAACGAAGCGGGCTCGCCGGGCGTGAGCTTTCCCTGCTTCGCGTCGAACCGGTAGATCATGATCTTGTCCAGTCCGAGGTCCGGGGCCAGGGCGTACTGGTTGGCCGCGTCCAGCCGGATCTGATGGGCATGGGCCGTCGGCGGATCCTGGTGCTGCTTCAAGTCGACGACGGCGCCCAGTCCACCGTCCGGCAGGATGGGGAGGACGGCGACGTTGCCGCCGACGTAGTTGGCCACCAGCACGTAGGCGCCCGTCGCATCCACTTCCAGGTAGCAGGGCGCGCCGCCCTGCGAGGACTGCCGGTTGATGAAGGTCAGCTCCCGGCTCTGGGCGTTGATGGCAAAGGCACTCACGGCACCACTGGGCTTGCCTTCGTACTCCACCAATTCATTGACGGCGTACAGGTAGCGTCCCTTGGGATCCAGGGCCAGATAGGACGGCTCGGCCACGTTCGGGGTGACCGCCAGCTTTTGGAGGGCACCGGTCGCCAGGTCCAACCGGCACAGGTAGATGCCCTCGCTGCCTCCCGAGGTGTACGTGCCCACGTAGAGCCACAGCTCGGTGGGAGCGGGGGGCTGGGGCTGCGGCGTCGGTTCCCCGTCCGAGCAGGACAGGACGATTCCCGTCGTGCCCAGACCCATGAGATAGACGAAATCGCGGCGTGTGATGTTGGTCGGGTTCATGGCGCGGATTGAAAGCAGAAAACAATGGGTGCGCCAATCAATTAGAACCCTGACAACACTGGCCTGGTTTCTCCGCGCATGAGAAGGTGGTGCCCGTGTCGACCACCGTCTTCCTCGTCATCCTCCTGAGCGCGGTATTGCATGCGGGGTGGAACGCCGCCGTGAAAGCCAGCGGGGATCGCACCCTGAGCATGGCGACCGTGTCCATGGCGGGCTCGTTCATGTGCATCCTCGCGCTGCCCTTCGTGAAGGCGCCGCCGCCAGAGGCCTGGCCCTGGATGTTCGCGGGCTTCCTGGGCAGCTTCGGCACGCAGGCCATCCTGGCGCGGGCGTACTCCACGGGAGAGCTCAGCGTCGCCTATCCGCTCACCCGGGGCCTGGCGCCGGTGACGGTCACCGCGGCGGGCGCGCTGCTCTTCGCCGAGGTGCCGGGGTGGCTGGGCCTGGCCGGGGTGGTGGCGATCGCGCTCGGGGTGGCGCTGCTGGCCGCGGATTCGATGCGCGCCGGGGGGCACGCGGGGACGAGCACCCTGGGTCTCGCCCTGAGCGCGGCGGTCATCACCGCGCTCTATACCCTCGCCAACGCGAAGGGGGCGCGCCTGTCTCCCAGCGCGCTGGACTACGCCGTCTGGTCCTCGGTGCCCAACGGGGTGGTGTGGTTCGGGGTGATGCTGGTGCAGCGGCGGGACTTGAAGCAGCACCTGCGCACCGACGCGCTGCGCTCGCTCGGGGGCGGCCTGGTGTCCAACGTGGCCTATGTGCTGGTGCTCTGGTGCATGCGTCAGGCGCCGGTGGCGCTCGTCTCCGCGCTGAGGGAGACGAGCGTGCTGTTCAGCATCCTGATGGGGGTGTTCTGGCTCAAGGAGCGCGCGACCGCCTGGCGCTGGATGGCCGGGGGGATGATCTGCTCCGGCCTCGTGCTGCTGCGCTCCGCCTGAGTCCGGACTACCGGTGTCACAGGGTGGGCAGCGAGCGCATGGAGGCGCGCCCCACCATGATGTCGACGAGCTTGCCCACTCGCCGCCAGATGCTCTCCTGCACGTAGGGCACGCCGTGCTTCTCGCACAGGGCCTTCACCCGGGGCTGGGCCTGCTGGTACTTGCGCATGGGCAGGGTCGGCCAGAGGTGGTGCTCGATCTGGTAGTTGAGGAAGCCCTGGAGGAAGTCGATCCCATCGCTCCCGGTGGCGTAGTTGGCCGAGCCCACCACCTGCCGCACCGCGAAGGTCGCGTGGCTGTCGGAGCGCCCGTGGAAGCGGTAGAGATCATCGCCCGCGTGGTTGGGGGCGATCAGCATGAAGCTCTGGAGGTTGGTGAGCAGCTCGGCGAGGACGCTGTTGGCGAAGACGCTGAACACCGCCCAGGCGCCCAGGGGCGCGAACAGGGCGGGCAGGAGCACGAAGCGCAGGGCCGCGTAGGGCAGCAGGCAGGTGCTCCAGAAGTCCCGGCCCTGGGGGGTGAGCGGGTTGAAGGCCGTCACCAGAGGGGGCGTGCCGAACTCCTCGGCCCCGCCCGCGCGGCGCCGCTCGGCCCGGCGCCACTCGAAGAAGGTGTTGGGCGCGTAGTACGTCACCTTCCAGGTGCAGGCGAAGAAGGCCACGATCCCGTACTTCGCCCACATCGGCATGGACGAGCGGCGCAGCCACTCGGTGTTCTCCTCCACCAGATCCGGGTCCGCCGTCTCGCCCGTGCGCCCGTGGTGCAGGGTGTTGTGCTCGTGGCGCCACGCCTCGGGGTGGATCCAATCCGGCCAGTCGATGAAGCGGCGCCACCCGGTGGCGAAGCGCTTGCCGGTGGAGTGCTCGGGCATGTCGGGCACCCGGTCATACCCCCGGTGCGTGACGTGGTGGGCCATCATCGTCCAGCGCGCCGTGTTGCCCTGCGCGATGAGCAGCGCGGACAGCGGGTTGGGCATCAGCCAGGACGTCGCATATCCGAGGAACGAGCACACCCGACCCCAACGCTGGATCTTCCGGAAGTGCGCGCGGTCCTCGGGACCGATGGAGGACTCCAACTCCACGCGCAGGGCTTGGAGGTCGCGGGCGAAGGCTTCCTCATCGATGTCCGGGAAGACTGCCGGGGGGGGCGCTTCCGTGCGGTAGGCGACGGCCGTGGTCATGAAGATGTGGGCTCCTGGTTGCTCGTGCGGTCGGTGGACTGGCCACGAGGCTCGCCCATCGCGAGCGGGGACCGCTAGAACTATCGTCCTGGAGAAAGCACTCCGGCGGGACGGTCTCACGCGCCCGCCTGGC
The DNA window shown above is from Cystobacter fuscus DSM 2262 and carries:
- a CDS encoding NAD-dependent epimerase/dehydratase family protein; translation: MAKEKIALVLGATGGVGGETAAALLSKGWKVRALHRGAQAGGRHARLEGAEWIRGDALRAEDVIQAARGAQLVVHAVNPPGYREWEKLVLPMLESSLQAARQAGARLVLPGTLYNYGLDAFPLLKEDSPQHPHTRKGKIRVAMERRIEEEAARGTRALIVRAGDFFGPHAGNNWFSQGFVKPGARPRSITNPNVPGVGHAWAYLPDLAATLAALAEREQELPAFERFHFGGHWLEDGAEMSRSILRVLGHPAPPVRRMPWALMRLASPFNTTLRELLEMRYLWQHPARLDNTRLRAFLGQEPHTPLDAAVHHSLQAMGCLPDATEPTPSLSAPNAGPWASTRPAR
- a CDS encoding lactonase family protein; its protein translation is MNPTNITRRDFVYLMGLGTTGIVLSCSDGEPTPQPQPPAPTELWLYVGTYTSGGSEGIYLCRLDLATGALQKLAVTPNVAEPSYLALDPKGRYLYAVNELVEYEGKPSGAVSAFAINAQSRELTFINRQSSQGGAPCYLEVDATGAYVLVANYVGGNVAVLPILPDGGLGAVVDLKQHQDPPTAHAHQIRLDAANQYALAPDLGLDKIMIYRFDAKQGKLTPGEPASFSTHAKAGPRHLDFHPNGKFAFGINELDSTIIAFSYDKERGALTELQTVSSLPEGYTGTSYCADIHVSPDGRFLYGSNRGHDSIVVFAIDSAGKLTLVEHVTGGINWPRNFAIDPTGAYLLVANQKGNTVVNFRRDAQTGRLTSVGQPLDLPAPTCLLVVPPSV
- a CDS encoding GRP family sugar transporter, producing the protein MSTTVFLVILLSAVLHAGWNAAVKASGDRTLSMATVSMAGSFMCILALPFVKAPPPEAWPWMFAGFLGSFGTQAILARAYSTGELSVAYPLTRGLAPVTVTAAGALLFAEVPGWLGLAGVVAIALGVALLAADSMRAGGHAGTSTLGLALSAAVITALYTLANAKGARLSPSALDYAVWSSVPNGVVWFGVMLVQRRDLKQHLRTDALRSLGGGLVSNVAYVLVLWCMRQAPVALVSALRETSVLFSILMGVFWLKERATAWRWMAGGMICSGLVLLRSA
- a CDS encoding LysR family transcriptional regulator, with the protein product MADELDWQLCRSFLAVLDEGSLSGAARALGLTQPTIGRHVEALEQALGTPLFVRSPQGLVPTEAALEIRPHAEAMRAAAASLRRAVSGAEGGARGTVRLTASEAVGAEVLPPMLARFRARHPGIALELVLSNRTQDLLKREADIAIRMVRPEQSALLSRKVGVTTLGLHAHRDYLARHGTPRSLEELGGHALIGFDKESPSIQTLRAMGFQMGREAFAFRTDSDLAQLALIRAGAGIGVCQLGVARREEALVHVLAEDFAFSLDLWVVMHENLRTSEPMRLVYDHLAAELKAYALTSRR
- a CDS encoding fatty acid desaturase family protein, coding for MTTAVAYRTEAPPPAVFPDIDEEAFARDLQALRVELESSIGPEDRAHFRKIQRWGRVCSFLGYATSWLMPNPLSALLIAQGNTARWTMMAHHVTHRGYDRVPDMPEHSTGKRFATGWRRFIDWPDWIHPEAWRHEHNTLHHGRTGETADPDLVEENTEWLRRSSMPMWAKYGIVAFFACTWKVTYYAPNTFFEWRRAERRRAGGAEEFGTPPLVTAFNPLTPQGRDFWSTCLLPYAALRFVLLPALFAPLGAWAVFSVFANSVLAELLTNLQSFMLIAPNHAGDDLYRFHGRSDSHATFAVRQVVGSANYATGSDGIDFLQGFLNYQIEHHLWPTLPMRKYQQAQPRVKALCEKHGVPYVQESIWRRVGKLVDIMVGRASMRSLPTL